The following are encoded in a window of Tautonia marina genomic DNA:
- a CDS encoding PIG-L deacetylase family protein has protein sequence MQPFSHLSTESSRWKPVYEDLLRIVLSSGAHGQIVDVRDALRGVVKADRPLVMMCPHPDDGAITAACMLHEFAVERGLPVIEVLVFAGERNVDAPWLNNQKKVTVREKEFRLECDVLGAEPVCWDLDAYRSPGYRPTAADLDKIVGWFDQRKPGALIIPPATDAHMAHRMTRCFAAIGLIGAGLSDTMVMSGWTPWGPLPQPNAFFTYDEQAERTKEWAINCHASQVKLTDYTEFCNHLGRAYAALTREWSEGHSLSGGRPSRSDVNAVGVELFRIERFDPTRADLLASDPIQIALGILGGHLDPSTLQDLVPATA, from the coding sequence ATGCAACCCTTCTCTCACTTATCGACCGAAAGTTCTCGCTGGAAGCCCGTTTACGAGGACCTGCTCCGCATCGTCCTTTCCAGCGGGGCCCACGGCCAGATCGTCGACGTCCGCGATGCGCTGCGGGGGGTGGTCAAGGCCGACCGTCCCCTGGTCATGATGTGCCCTCACCCCGACGATGGGGCCATTACCGCCGCCTGCATGCTCCACGAATTCGCCGTGGAACGCGGCTTGCCGGTGATCGAGGTCCTCGTCTTCGCCGGAGAGCGGAATGTCGACGCCCCCTGGTTGAACAACCAGAAGAAAGTCACTGTCCGCGAGAAAGAATTCCGCCTCGAATGCGACGTCCTCGGCGCCGAGCCGGTCTGCTGGGACCTCGACGCCTACCGAAGCCCCGGCTATCGCCCCACCGCCGCCGATCTCGACAAGATCGTCGGCTGGTTCGATCAGCGCAAGCCCGGCGCCCTGATTATCCCCCCGGCGACCGACGCCCACATGGCCCACCGGATGACCCGATGCTTCGCCGCCATTGGCCTGATCGGCGCCGGCCTGAGCGACACGATGGTCATGAGCGGTTGGACCCCCTGGGGCCCCTTGCCCCAGCCGAACGCCTTCTTCACCTACGACGAGCAGGCCGAACGCACCAAGGAATGGGCGATCAACTGCCACGCTTCGCAGGTCAAGCTGACCGATTACACCGAATTCTGTAACCATCTCGGCCGGGCCTATGCCGCCCTGACCCGTGAATGGTCCGAGGGGCACAGCCTCTCTGGCGGCCGACCCTCCCGGTCCGACGTCAACGCTGTCGGCGTCGAGCTGTTCCGCATCGAACGCTTCGATCCCACCCGCGCCGACCTGCTCGCCAGCGACCCGATCCAGATCGCCCTGGGCATTCTCGGCGGCCACCTCGACCCGTCCACGCTGCAGGATCTCGTTCCTGCGACGGCCTGA